From a region of the Zingiber officinale cultivar Zhangliang chromosome 4B, Zo_v1.1, whole genome shotgun sequence genome:
- the LOC121977348 gene encoding CASP-like protein 1D1 encodes MATTEQSSSTYGKTVPETGNGGAAFAERRTPPTNLFRVDFFLRLLLLASSVSAIAVLVTSKQSSDIRTGLPPPFAVVSRAAKFQHVPAFIYLLAALCVSSLYSIVTMFASFFSISSPSPSTRILFLLTVCDVLMAGVMASAMGSAGSIGYLGLWGNSHANWAKICNNYGKFCRYAGSSVVLSSVAAGVLVQLVILSSYSLYRRTL; translated from the exons ATGGCGACGACAGAACAGAGCTCATCCACCTACGGCAAGACGGTGCCGGAGACAGGCAACGGCGGAGCCGCCTTCGCAGAGCGTCGTACTCCTCCGACGAACCTGTTCCGTGTCGATTTCTTTCTGAGGCTGTTGCTGTTGGCGTCGTCGGTGTCGGCTATCGCGGTGCTGGTGACGAGCAAGCAGAGCAGCGATATCCGGACCGGCCTCCCGCCGCCATTCGCCGTCGTCTCCAGGGCGGCCAAGTTCCAGCACGTCCCTGCCTTCAT ATATCTCTTGGCGGCCCTCTGCGTCTCCAGTCTGTACAGCATCGTCACCATGTtcgcctccttcttctccatctcGAGCCCCTCGCCATCCACCAGAATCCTCTTCCTTCTCACCGTCTGCGACGTG TTGATGGCCGGAGTGATGGCGTCGGCGATGGGGAGCGCCGGGTCGATTGGGTACCTGGGGCTGTGGGGGAACTCGCACGCCAACTGGGCAAAGATCTGCAACAACTACGGCAAGTTCTGCCGATATGCCGGCAGCTCCGTCGTCCTCTCGTCCGTAGCCGCAGGCGTCCTCGTCCAACTCGTCATCCTCTCCTCCTACTCGCTCTATCGCCGGACTCTGTAG